In Oncorhynchus clarkii lewisi isolate Uvic-CL-2024 chromosome 24, UVic_Ocla_1.0, whole genome shotgun sequence, one DNA window encodes the following:
- the LOC139382858 gene encoding uncharacterized protein produces MDWTFWISILLVISDCVSGEDLLMMPVNLMVDIWDGEVTLLWDPPEGAPPLAQYQVQMARYGNINWTNVTSCDRTQLTYCDLSYLIDDFFMVYKVRVQLVTENNVTAWSRSKKFNPRESKLQHPSSTLLATSSSVTVRVHRKPLLKKIFPYGLTYTIYLQGKGQGQKTVIRHLKDEDDEDKAEVRFGSLDWGQEYCVSLKVAGNGGEFTSELSPEQCLLLPEQEWYILAVVSFSILSVTGVLVILSLCYFLRRPETIPVALKSTGSGWQPLCVGNDPVEIVTDKGWFMNTARTDAMVWLADERSTTAGKGEQEEGEDRRAGLDSGACTESHISGNGNGGSAAKQEDSGCGSLGAPESAISSRSGTGEPPLLDGKTNTDIDLKEDSGVGLGCQLGCAGSLQGDNCGILPEMVMVTGGGYQSQSPSSVDTHVVETEQSFQQISCETVMADPVVGYRSGHVACVCLGTSQCVWCQTRRHNERSVDGQSVPLFSLTEEQLNCSNLTGDMCEMESTSSSYKNNNLHIDTVVNLEDSVTFSYLPTCIGESFPLLEALSELPLAEGGLNCSVNTMPPSLGDLEVIFD; encoded by the exons GTGAAGACCTACTGATGATGCCAGTCAATCTGATGGTGGACATATGGGACGGGGAGGTGACGTTGCTCTGGGACCCCCCTGAAGGGGCCCCGCCACTGGCTCAGTACCAGGTGCAGATGGCCAG GTATGGCAATATTAATTGGACCAACGTGACCAGCTGTGACAGGACCCAGCTGACATATTGTGACCTGTCCTACCTTATCGATGACTTCTTCATGGTCTACAAGGTCCGGGTCCAACTGGTCACCGAGAACAACGTCACTGCATGGTCACGGTCGAAGAAGTTCAACCCCAGAGAAA GTAAACTGCAGCATCCCTCCAGTACGCTGTTGGCCACCTCCAGCTCAGTAACAGTCCGTGTTCACAGGAAGCCATTACTTAAAAAGATCTTCCCATATGGCCTTACTTACACTATCTACCTACAGGGAAAAGGTCAGGGCCAGAAG ACCGTCATCCGGCATTTGAAGGACGAAGACGACGAGGATAAGGCGGAGGTTCGGTTTGGGTCTCTTGACTGGGGACAGGAGTACTGTGTCAGCCTCAAAGTCGCAGGCAACGGAGGAGAATTCACCAGTGAGCTCTCCCCTGAACAGTGCCTCCTGCTGCCGGAGCAAG AGTGGTATATCCTTGCTGTGGTGTCCTTCTCCATCCTAAGTGTGACGGGGGTCCTGGTCATCCTGTCCCTTTGCTACTTCCTGAGGCGCCCTGAGACAATTCCTGTTGCACTG AAATCCACAGGCAGCGGCTGGCAGCCTCTCTGTGTGGGAAACGACCCAGTGGAGATAGTCACAGACAAAGGCTGGTTCATGAACACTGCCAGAACTGATGCCATGGTCTGGTTGGCTGACGAGAGGTCAACTACAGCAGGCAAGGGAGagcaggaagaaggagaggacagaagagcgGGTCTGGACAGTGGGGCCTGCACCGAATCACACATTTCTGGGAATGGAAATGGAGGGAGTGCGGCAAAGCAAGAAGACAGTGGCTGTGGAAGCCTGGGAGCACCAGAGAGTGCCATCAGCAGCAGGAGTGGAACTGGAGAGCCACCCCTGCTGGATGGGAAGACAAACACCGACATCGACCTGAAAGAGGACAGTGGGGTGGGGCTGGGCTGCCAGTTAGGGTGTGCTGGGAGTCTACAGGGGGACAACTGTGGAATCTTGCCTGAGATGGTAATGGTCACAGGGGGTGGCTACCAGAGCCAGAGTCCCTCTTCGGTGGACACCCATGTTGTTGAGACAGAGCAGAGTTTTCAACAAATCTCATGCGAAACAGTTATGGCTGATCCTGTTGTGGGATACAGGTCTGGTCACGTGGCATGCGTTTGTTTAGGGACAAGCCAATGTGTTTGGTGCCAGACAAGAAGACACAATGAGAGGAGTGTCGATGGACAGTCTGTACCCCTGTTTAGTTTGACAGAGGAGCAGCTAAACTGCAGCAATCTCACAGGAGACATGTGTGAGATGGAATCCACAAGCTCTAGTTATAAAAATAACAATCTCCACATAGACACAGTGGTAAACTTGGAGGACTCAGTAACCTTTTCCTACCTGCCTACATGCATAGGGGAATCCTTCCCGCTCCTGGAAGCTTTATCAGAGTTACCCCTAGCGGAGGGAGGACTGAACTGCAGCGTGAACACTATGCCTCCTTCTCTTGGTGATTTGGAAGTGATATTTGATTGA